One Leptospira johnsonii genomic region harbors:
- the sucC gene encoding ADP-forming succinate--CoA ligase subunit beta, which yields MKIHEYQAKEILRRHNAKVPFGVVIDKKEDGAKAHEEVSSKTGASVVVVKAQIHAGGRGKGGGVKVTKTKEDALAAVDKILGMQLITPQTGPEGKKVLKVYLEQGINIAKEFYLSILLDRAIRKTIVMASTEGGMEIEEVAETHPEKILKIAVDPGIGLQPNQASQLAFDLGLPTESHKSFKALLTSVYNAYIKEDASLLEINPLILTKENEIIAGDCKMDLDENALYRHPENAAFRDISEEDPLEVQASEYNINYVKLDGNIGCMVNGAGLAMATMDIVKLAGAEPANFLDVGGGANVTTVTNGFKLILGDPNVKGIFVNIFGGIVRCDRVALGIIEAAKAVNIHVPLVVRLKGTNAEEGKRILNESGLNIIAEEDLRTAAKKVAEAIK from the coding sequence ATGAAAATTCACGAGTACCAGGCCAAGGAAATCCTGAGACGCCATAACGCCAAAGTTCCTTTCGGCGTAGTAATTGATAAAAAAGAAGACGGTGCAAAAGCCCACGAAGAAGTTTCTTCCAAAACGGGAGCATCTGTTGTAGTCGTAAAAGCCCAAATCCATGCAGGTGGAAGAGGAAAAGGCGGCGGAGTTAAAGTTACTAAAACCAAAGAAGACGCATTAGCCGCTGTCGATAAGATCCTAGGCATGCAACTTATCACTCCTCAAACTGGACCTGAAGGTAAAAAAGTCCTGAAAGTTTACTTGGAGCAAGGGATCAATATCGCAAAGGAATTTTATTTAAGTATCTTATTAGATCGCGCGATCCGCAAGACAATCGTCATGGCTTCTACCGAAGGCGGTATGGAGATCGAAGAAGTAGCGGAAACTCATCCTGAAAAGATCCTAAAGATCGCTGTCGATCCGGGGATCGGATTACAGCCTAACCAAGCTTCTCAACTTGCTTTTGACTTGGGACTTCCTACTGAATCTCATAAATCTTTCAAGGCTCTTCTTACTTCCGTTTACAATGCGTATATTAAAGAAGATGCATCCTTATTAGAGATCAACCCTTTGATCCTTACTAAAGAGAACGAGATCATCGCAGGTGACTGTAAGATGGATCTGGATGAGAACGCTCTTTATCGCCATCCTGAAAACGCTGCATTCAGAGATATTTCCGAAGAAGATCCTTTAGAAGTACAAGCTAGCGAATACAATATCAACTACGTTAAGTTAGACGGAAACATCGGCTGTATGGTTAACGGTGCCGGTCTTGCAATGGCAACTATGGATATCGTGAAACTTGCCGGAGCCGAACCTGCTAACTTCCTAGACGTAGGCGGTGGAGCAAACGTTACTACTGTTACCAACGGATTCAAACTGATCCTAGGTGATCCGAACGTTAAAGGGATTTTTGTGAATATTTTCGGGGGGATCGTTCGTTGTGACCGAGTCGCTCTGGGGATCATCGAAGCTGCGAAAGCGGTAAACATCCACGTTCCGTTAGTGGTCCGTTTGAAAGGAACCAACGCAGAAGAAGGAAAAAGGATCCTAAACGAATCCGGTCTGAACATCATCGCGGAAGAGGATCTTCGCACCGCGGCCAAAAAAGTGGCGGAAGCCATTAAATAA